In the genome of Candidatus Nanopelagicales bacterium, one region contains:
- a CDS encoding aminotransferase class V-fold PLP-dependent enzyme, with amino-acid sequence MSDPRFAAPDGFLDAASGQPMRPAGRDALLAALDAGWADPARLYRDARRARALLDAARESVAARIGARPDEVSFTASGTEAIHRGVEGLLRGRIRAGRRLVVSAVEHSAVLRAADVHAAAGGEVATVGVDRLGRVDADAFVDACGEGTAAACLQQANHEVGTTQPVAEVGGLLGERGVPLLVDAGQAVGRVPVAAGWSALTASARLWGGPPGVGVLAVRTGVRWRADGTADEREGGRVPGFAPVPLIVAAAAALEDVDRDRDAESARLSALVDRLRSAVPAAIDDVDLLGDPVHRLPHLVTFSVLYADGESLVLALDREGLAVTSGSACVSDTRRPSHVLAAMGALTQGNLRVSLPHGCPVETVDRLIHVLPRVVAEVRASIDPGGVP; translated from the coding sequence ATGTCGGACCCCCGGTTCGCGGCCCCGGACGGCTTCCTGGACGCCGCCTCCGGACAGCCGATGCGTCCCGCGGGGCGGGACGCACTACTGGCCGCACTGGATGCCGGCTGGGCCGACCCGGCCCGCCTCTACCGGGACGCCCGGCGGGCCCGGGCCCTGCTCGACGCCGCCCGCGAGTCGGTGGCGGCCCGGATCGGTGCCCGGCCCGACGAGGTCAGCTTCACCGCCTCGGGCACCGAGGCGATCCACCGCGGCGTGGAGGGGCTGCTGCGGGGCCGGATCAGGGCCGGCCGGCGCCTGGTGGTGTCCGCCGTGGAGCACTCCGCGGTGCTGCGGGCCGCCGACGTCCACGCGGCGGCAGGCGGCGAGGTGGCCACGGTCGGCGTGGACCGCCTCGGCCGGGTGGACGCCGACGCGTTCGTCGACGCCTGCGGGGAGGGCACCGCGGCCGCGTGCCTGCAGCAGGCCAACCATGAGGTCGGGACCACCCAGCCGGTGGCGGAGGTGGGCGGCCTCCTCGGGGAGCGCGGGGTGCCGCTGCTGGTCGACGCCGGTCAGGCCGTCGGCCGGGTCCCGGTCGCCGCGGGCTGGTCCGCCCTGACCGCGTCCGCGCGGCTGTGGGGCGGGCCGCCCGGCGTGGGCGTGCTGGCCGTACGCACCGGGGTCCGGTGGCGGGCCGACGGCACCGCGGACGAGCGGGAGGGCGGTCGGGTGCCCGGGTTCGCGCCCGTGCCGCTGATCGTCGCCGCAGCGGCGGCACTGGAGGACGTCGATCGCGACCGCGACGCCGAGTCCGCCCGGCTGTCCGCGCTGGTGGACCGGCTCCGGTCGGCGGTCCCGGCCGCGATCGACGACGTGGACCTGCTGGGCGACCCCGTCCACCGCCTCCCCCACCTGGTCACGTTCTCCGTGCTGTACGCCGACGGCGAGTCGCTGGTCCTGGCGCTGGACCGCGAGGGGCTGGCCGTGACCAGCGGGTCGGCCTGCGTCTCCGACACCCGCCGGCCCAGCCACGTGCTGGCCGCGATGGGGGCGCTCACCCAGGGGAACCTACGGGTGTCCCTCCCCCACGGCTGCCCGGTCGAGACCGTCGACCGGCTCATCCACGTCCTGCCGCGCGTGGTCGCGGAGGTCCGCGCCAGCATCGACCCCGGAGGTGTCCCGTGA
- a CDS encoding sulfurtransferase TusA family protein, which yields MTDSPAGGPTAGDRPVAWLDQRGQRCPIPIVTLARARRAYPPGSVVALVADDPGAQADVPAWCRLKGAELLGTTAPRDGGPGTAYLVRLPPGAP from the coding sequence GTGACCGACTCCCCGGCGGGCGGCCCGACGGCCGGCGACCGGCCGGTCGCCTGGTTGGACCAGCGCGGCCAGCGCTGCCCGATCCCGATCGTCACGCTGGCGCGGGCCCGCCGCGCCTACCCGCCGGGCAGCGTCGTCGCCCTCGTCGCCGATGACCCGGGCGCGCAGGCCGACGTCCCGGCGTGGTGCCGGCTGAAGGGGGCCGAGCTGCTCGGCACGACTGCGCCGCGCGACGGCGGCCCGGGCACCGCCTACCTGGTCCGGCTCCCCCCGGGTGCCCCCTGA
- a CDS encoding carbohydrate kinase family protein produces MRLCVTGSIATDHLMTFPGRFSDSLVADKLDKVSLSFLVEELEIRRGGVAANIAFGLGCLGLRPVLVGAVGPDFADYRSWLERHGVDTDSVHVSDVRHTARFVCTTDEEQNQIASFYPGAMSEARDIELKPVADRLGGGLDLVVIGPNDPEAMMRHTDECRFREYPFAADPSQQLARMDGAEIRLLIDGAAYLFTNEYEAALTEHKTGWSSEQIARRVECRVTTLGPDGARVERRGEPPLVVPCPEEELKADPTGVGDAFRAGFLAGVAWGLSDERSAQIGSLVATYVIETVGTQEYELAQKHFLERVGRTYGDDAAADVEPHLACPRP; encoded by the coding sequence GTGCGCCTGTGCGTCACCGGCTCGATCGCGACCGACCACCTCATGACCTTCCCGGGGCGGTTCTCCGACTCCCTGGTCGCGGACAAGCTGGACAAGGTCAGCCTGTCGTTCCTGGTCGAGGAGCTGGAGATCCGCCGCGGCGGGGTCGCGGCCAACATCGCGTTCGGGCTCGGCTGCCTCGGGCTGCGGCCGGTCCTGGTCGGTGCGGTCGGGCCCGACTTCGCCGACTACCGGTCGTGGCTGGAGCGGCACGGCGTCGACACCGACTCGGTCCACGTGTCCGACGTGCGGCACACCGCCCGGTTCGTGTGCACCACCGACGAGGAGCAGAACCAGATCGCGTCGTTCTACCCCGGCGCGATGAGCGAGGCCCGGGACATCGAGCTCAAGCCCGTCGCCGACCGCCTCGGCGGCGGCCTGGACCTGGTCGTGATCGGCCCGAACGACCCCGAGGCGATGATGCGGCACACCGACGAGTGCCGCTTCCGCGAGTACCCGTTCGCCGCGGACCCCTCCCAGCAGCTGGCCCGGATGGACGGTGCGGAGATCCGGCTGCTCATCGACGGCGCGGCGTACCTGTTCACCAACGAGTACGAGGCAGCGCTCACCGAGCACAAGACCGGCTGGTCGTCCGAGCAGATCGCCCGCCGGGTCGAGTGCCGCGTGACGACGCTGGGGCCCGACGGTGCCCGGGTCGAGCGCCGCGGCGAGCCGCCGCTGGTCGTCCCCTGCCCGGAGGAGGAGCTCAAGGCCGACCCGACGGGGGTGGGGGATGCGTTCCGCGCGGGCTTCCTCGCCGGCGTGGCGTGGGGCCTGTCCGACGAGCGGTCCGCCCAGATCGGCTCGCTGGTGGCGACGTACGTGATCGAGACGGTGGGCACCCAGGAGTACGAGCTGGCCCAGAAGCACTTCCTGGAGCGGGTCGGGCGCACCTACGGCGACGACGCCGCCGCGGACGTCGAGCCGCACCTGGCCTGCCCGCGGCCCTGA
- a CDS encoding glycerate kinase gives MRVVVAPDKFAGTLSADEAARAIAAGWHRTAPDDEVDLVPLSDGGPGFVEVLHTALGGEWAEVFVTGPLGEPVPARVLLVPGDGGPTGYVESAQACGLHLLAPDRRDPTRTTTYGVGELVAAVVDAGARRVVVGLGGSGTNDGGAGMLAALGATARSGDGADATALLARGGRALREVASVDLGPARERLRGVGLVAATDVDVPLLGLRGAANGFARQKGADDAAVMALEGALEGWARAVGRTADGKDPAVALGAGAAGGLGYALLALGATRVPGAETVLRTVRLAERVAVADLLVTGEGAFDWQSLRGKVVAGAAAAALASARPVVVLAGRVEVGRREYVAIGVTSAYGVVDPEEPEAAGPDPSADHAARLADLAARVARSWSA, from the coding sequence ATGCGCGTCGTGGTGGCCCCGGACAAGTTCGCCGGGACCCTGTCCGCAGACGAGGCCGCGCGGGCGATCGCGGCCGGGTGGCACCGGACCGCCCCCGACGACGAGGTCGACCTGGTGCCCCTGTCCGACGGCGGCCCGGGGTTCGTCGAGGTCCTGCACACCGCGCTGGGCGGCGAATGGGCGGAGGTCTTCGTCACCGGGCCGCTCGGGGAGCCGGTGCCCGCCCGGGTGCTGCTCGTCCCCGGGGACGGGGGGCCGACCGGGTACGTCGAGTCCGCCCAGGCCTGCGGGCTGCACCTGCTCGCGCCCGACCGCCGGGACCCGACGCGGACGACCACCTACGGAGTGGGCGAGCTGGTCGCCGCCGTGGTCGACGCGGGCGCCCGCCGCGTCGTGGTGGGCCTCGGCGGCTCCGGTACGAACGACGGGGGCGCCGGGATGCTGGCCGCCCTCGGCGCCACCGCCCGCTCCGGCGACGGTGCCGACGCGACGGCCCTGCTCGCGCGGGGCGGCCGCGCGCTCCGCGAGGTCGCCTCCGTCGACCTGGGACCCGCGCGCGAGCGGCTGCGCGGGGTCGGGCTGGTGGCCGCGACCGACGTCGACGTGCCGCTGCTGGGGCTGCGCGGCGCTGCGAACGGCTTCGCCCGGCAGAAGGGCGCGGACGACGCGGCGGTGATGGCGCTCGAGGGTGCCTTGGAGGGCTGGGCGCGCGCCGTCGGGCGCACGGCCGACGGCAAGGATCCGGCCGTCGCGCTGGGCGCGGGCGCCGCCGGGGGCCTGGGCTACGCGCTGCTCGCCCTGGGAGCCACCCGGGTCCCCGGCGCGGAGACCGTCCTGCGCACCGTGCGGCTGGCGGAGCGGGTGGCCGTCGCCGACCTGCTCGTCACCGGCGAGGGGGCATTCGACTGGCAGTCGCTGCGCGGCAAGGTCGTGGCGGGGGCGGCCGCGGCCGCACTGGCCAGCGCCCGGCCGGTCGTGGTGCTCGCCGGCCGGGTCGAGGTGGGCCGCCGGGAGTACGTCGCGATCGGGGTCACCTCGGCCTACGGCGTCGTCGACCCCGAGGAGCCGGAGGCGGCCGGACCGGACCCCAGCGCCGACCACGCCGCCCGGCTGGCGGACCTCGCCGCCCGGGTGGCGAGGTCCTGGTCGGCGTGA
- a CDS encoding DUF6790 family protein, with protein sequence MTTVDAGVARQQHWSALLMGVSYAVAGVGFFLTGLLDPPSLEWAVLLGVGGPTVAGFVRHVLLWRGDSARLGFATPDPSWMWEVGFANLAIAVAAVLTGLLDWGVGAQVAVLVTMGTYMAGATLVHVLDRRRKGAAYTRNPLLSIGMPLVYAAVLFWMAVWGLSSAGLAPM encoded by the coding sequence ATGACGACCGTCGACGCCGGTGTGGCCCGGCAGCAGCACTGGTCCGCCCTGCTGATGGGGGTGTCGTACGCCGTCGCGGGCGTCGGCTTCTTCCTCACCGGCCTGCTGGATCCGCCCTCGCTGGAGTGGGCCGTCCTGCTCGGCGTGGGCGGTCCGACCGTGGCCGGGTTCGTGCGGCACGTGCTGCTCTGGCGGGGCGACTCGGCCCGCTTGGGCTTCGCCACCCCCGACCCGTCGTGGATGTGGGAGGTCGGGTTCGCCAACCTCGCCATCGCGGTCGCCGCGGTCCTCACCGGGCTGCTCGACTGGGGGGTCGGCGCCCAGGTCGCGGTCCTGGTGACGATGGGCACGTACATGGCCGGGGCGACGCTCGTCCACGTGCTCGACCGGCGCCGCAAGGGCGCCGCCTACACCCGCAACCCGCTGCTGTCGATCGGCATGCCCCTGGTGTACGCGGCGGTGCTGTTCTGGATGGCGGTCTGGGGGCTGTCGTCGGCCGGGCTCGCGCCGATGTGA
- the erpA gene encoding iron-sulfur cluster insertion protein ErpA, which yields MTADTTASETQTSGVVLTDTAAAKVKGLLDTEGRDDLALRVAVQPGGCSGLRYQLFFDDRSLDGDTRLDFSGVAVVVDRMSAPYLTGAVIDFVDTIEKQGFTIDNPNATGSCACGDSFH from the coding sequence ATGACCGCAGACACGACCGCCAGCGAGACCCAGACCAGTGGGGTCGTCCTCACCGACACGGCGGCCGCGAAGGTCAAGGGCCTGCTCGACACCGAGGGCCGCGACGACCTCGCGCTGCGCGTGGCCGTGCAGCCCGGCGGCTGCTCCGGCCTGCGCTACCAGCTGTTCTTCGACGACCGCAGCCTCGACGGCGACACCCGGCTGGACTTTTCCGGCGTCGCGGTCGTCGTCGACCGGATGAGCGCCCCGTACCTCACCGGCGCCGTCATCGACTTCGTCGACACCATCGAGAAGCAGGGCTTCACGATCGACAACCCCAACGCGACCGGCTCCTGCGCCTGCGGCGACTCGTTCCACTGA
- the aat gene encoding leucyl/phenylalanyl-tRNA--protein transferase gives MPALPPPTAWALPDPADAEPGEELLAVGADLEPGTLLAAYARGLFPMDVGRRGPVGWWSPDPRGVVPLTQFRPSRSLRRSMRRYDVTVDTDFAGVVAGCADPGRPHGWITPAFAAAYGELHRLGWAHSVEVRDDDGRLVGGLYGVEVGGLFAAESKFHRATDASKVALAALVAVMAGAGDPADRVLDVQWVTPHLASLGAVAIPRPEYLRRLAVALRLPPAVAGLAGQGAPGGSRTR, from the coding sequence GTGCCGGCGCTCCCGCCGCCCACCGCCTGGGCCCTGCCGGACCCGGCGGACGCGGAGCCGGGCGAGGAGCTGCTGGCCGTCGGCGCGGACCTCGAACCCGGGACCCTGCTGGCCGCGTACGCCCGCGGGCTGTTCCCGATGGACGTCGGGCGGCGCGGCCCGGTGGGCTGGTGGTCGCCGGACCCGCGCGGCGTCGTGCCGCTGACGCAGTTCCGTCCCAGCCGCTCGCTGCGCCGGTCGATGCGTCGGTACGACGTCACCGTGGACACCGACTTCGCGGGGGTGGTCGCCGGCTGCGCGGACCCCGGGCGCCCGCACGGGTGGATCACGCCGGCGTTCGCCGCCGCGTACGGCGAGCTGCACCGGCTCGGGTGGGCGCACTCCGTCGAGGTCCGGGACGACGACGGCCGGCTCGTGGGCGGGTTGTACGGCGTGGAGGTCGGGGGCCTGTTCGCGGCCGAGTCGAAGTTCCACCGGGCGACCGACGCGTCGAAGGTCGCGCTCGCCGCCCTGGTGGCGGTGATGGCCGGGGCGGGGGATCCCGCGGACCGGGTCCTGGACGTGCAGTGGGTCACCCCGCACCTGGCCTCGCTGGGCGCGGTCGCGATTCCGCGACCGGAGTACCTGCGACGGCTCGCGGTGGCCCTGCGGCTGCCTCCGGCGGTGGCCGGTCTCGCCGGTCAGGGGGCACCCGGGGGGAGCCGGACCAGGTAG